A DNA window from Vigna angularis cultivar LongXiaoDou No.4 chromosome 1, ASM1680809v1, whole genome shotgun sequence contains the following coding sequences:
- the LOC108322189 gene encoding homogentisate phytyltransferase 1, chloroplastic isoform X1, whose product MDSVLFRCLPHASSHTAVTGGDFCRTRHCAAISYASSYGPNASCNQRKVQNEYSCLRLRKPSLNHHYKGIGGGYTFQKYDIKFVVKATSEKSFGSESQAFDPKSVLDSVKNSLDAFYRFSRPHTVIGTALSIISVSLLAVEKISDISPLFFTGVLEAVVAALFMNIYIVGLNQLSDVEIDKINKPYLPLASGEYSFGTGVAIVSSFSILSFWLGWIVGSWPLFWALFVSFVLGTAYSINVPLLRWKRFAVLAAMCILAVRAVIVQLAFFLHMQTHVYKRPPVFSRPLIFATAFMSFFSVVIALFKDIPDIEGDKIFGIQSFSVRLGQKPVFWTCVSLLEIAYGVALLVGASSPCLWSKIFTGLGHAVLAAILWYQAKSVDLKSKASITSFYMFIWKLFYAEYLLIPFVR is encoded by the exons ATGGATTCAGTGCTTTTTCGATGTCTGCCTCATGCTTCTTCTCACACCGCTg TGACAGGTGGAGATTTCTGTAGGACTAGACATTGTGCTGCCATCTCCTATGCAA GTTCTTATGGGCCAAATGCTTCGTGCAACCAAAGGAAAGTCCAAAATGAATATAGTTGTTTGAGACTTCGGAAGCCAAGTTTGAACCATCATTACAAAGGCATTGGGGGAGGGTATACGTTTCAAAAATATGACATAAAATTTGTTGTGAAAGCCACCTCTGAAAAATCTTTTGGGTCGGAATCTCAAGCTTTTGATCCAAAAAGCGTTTTGGACTCTGTCAAAAATTCCTTGGATGCTTTCTACAGGTTTTCAAGGCCACATACAGTTATTGGCACA GCATTAAGCATAATTTCTGTGTCTCTCCTTGCCGTTGAGAAAATATCAGACATATCGCCATTATTTTTTACTGGTGTGTTGGAG GCTGTGGTTGCTGCCttgtttatgaatatttatatcGTTGGTTTGAATCAATTATCTGATGTTGAAATCGACAAG ATAAACAAGCCATATCTTCCATTGGCATCTGGGGAATATTCCTTTGGAACTGGTGTTGCTATTGTTTCATCCTTTTCAATTTTG AGTTTCTGGCTTGGCTGGATAGTAGGTTCATGGCCATTATTTTGGGCGCTTTTCGTAAGTTTTGTGCTAGGGACTGCTTATTCAATCAAT GTGCCTCTATTGAGATGGAAGAGATTTGCAGTCCTTGCAGCTATGTGCATTCTTGCTGTTCGGGCTGTAATAGTTCAACTTGCATTTTTCCTTCACATGCAG ACTCACGTGTACAAGAGGCCACCTGTCTTTTCAAGACCACTGATTTTTGCTACTGCATTCATGAGCTTCTTCTCTGTAGTTATAGCACTGTTTAAG GATATTCCTGACATTGAAGGGGATAAAATATTTGGCATCCAATCCTTTTCAGTACGGTTAGGTCAGAAGCCG GTATTCTGGACTTGTGTATCTCTCCTTGAAATAGCTTACGGGGTGGCCCTCCTGGTGGGAGCTTCATCTCCCTGTCTTTGGAGCAAAATTTTCACG GGTCTTGGACACGCTGTTTTGGCTGCAATTCTCTGGTATCAAGCCAAATCTGTAGATTTGAAAAGCAAAGCTTCGATAACATCCTTCTATATGTTTATTTGGAAG CTATTTTACGCAGAGTACTTACTCATTCCTTTTGTTAGATGA
- the LOC108322189 gene encoding homogentisate phytyltransferase 1, chloroplastic isoform X2, translating to MDSVLFRCLPHASSHTAGGDFCRTRHCAAISYASSYGPNASCNQRKVQNEYSCLRLRKPSLNHHYKGIGGGYTFQKYDIKFVVKATSEKSFGSESQAFDPKSVLDSVKNSLDAFYRFSRPHTVIGTALSIISVSLLAVEKISDISPLFFTGVLEAVVAALFMNIYIVGLNQLSDVEIDKINKPYLPLASGEYSFGTGVAIVSSFSILSFWLGWIVGSWPLFWALFVSFVLGTAYSINVPLLRWKRFAVLAAMCILAVRAVIVQLAFFLHMQTHVYKRPPVFSRPLIFATAFMSFFSVVIALFKDIPDIEGDKIFGIQSFSVRLGQKPVFWTCVSLLEIAYGVALLVGASSPCLWSKIFTGLGHAVLAAILWYQAKSVDLKSKASITSFYMFIWKLFYAEYLLIPFVR from the exons ATGGATTCAGTGCTTTTTCGATGTCTGCCTCATGCTTCTTCTCACACCGCTg GTGGAGATTTCTGTAGGACTAGACATTGTGCTGCCATCTCCTATGCAA GTTCTTATGGGCCAAATGCTTCGTGCAACCAAAGGAAAGTCCAAAATGAATATAGTTGTTTGAGACTTCGGAAGCCAAGTTTGAACCATCATTACAAAGGCATTGGGGGAGGGTATACGTTTCAAAAATATGACATAAAATTTGTTGTGAAAGCCACCTCTGAAAAATCTTTTGGGTCGGAATCTCAAGCTTTTGATCCAAAAAGCGTTTTGGACTCTGTCAAAAATTCCTTGGATGCTTTCTACAGGTTTTCAAGGCCACATACAGTTATTGGCACA GCATTAAGCATAATTTCTGTGTCTCTCCTTGCCGTTGAGAAAATATCAGACATATCGCCATTATTTTTTACTGGTGTGTTGGAG GCTGTGGTTGCTGCCttgtttatgaatatttatatcGTTGGTTTGAATCAATTATCTGATGTTGAAATCGACAAG ATAAACAAGCCATATCTTCCATTGGCATCTGGGGAATATTCCTTTGGAACTGGTGTTGCTATTGTTTCATCCTTTTCAATTTTG AGTTTCTGGCTTGGCTGGATAGTAGGTTCATGGCCATTATTTTGGGCGCTTTTCGTAAGTTTTGTGCTAGGGACTGCTTATTCAATCAAT GTGCCTCTATTGAGATGGAAGAGATTTGCAGTCCTTGCAGCTATGTGCATTCTTGCTGTTCGGGCTGTAATAGTTCAACTTGCATTTTTCCTTCACATGCAG ACTCACGTGTACAAGAGGCCACCTGTCTTTTCAAGACCACTGATTTTTGCTACTGCATTCATGAGCTTCTTCTCTGTAGTTATAGCACTGTTTAAG GATATTCCTGACATTGAAGGGGATAAAATATTTGGCATCCAATCCTTTTCAGTACGGTTAGGTCAGAAGCCG GTATTCTGGACTTGTGTATCTCTCCTTGAAATAGCTTACGGGGTGGCCCTCCTGGTGGGAGCTTCATCTCCCTGTCTTTGGAGCAAAATTTTCACG GGTCTTGGACACGCTGTTTTGGCTGCAATTCTCTGGTATCAAGCCAAATCTGTAGATTTGAAAAGCAAAGCTTCGATAACATCCTTCTATATGTTTATTTGGAAG CTATTTTACGCAGAGTACTTACTCATTCCTTTTGTTAGATGA
- the LOC108322189 gene encoding homogentisate phytyltransferase 1, chloroplastic isoform X3 translates to MLLLTPLVEISVGLDIVLPSPMQALSIISVSLLAVEKISDISPLFFTGVLEAVVAALFMNIYIVGLNQLSDVEIDKINKPYLPLASGEYSFGTGVAIVSSFSILSFWLGWIVGSWPLFWALFVSFVLGTAYSINVPLLRWKRFAVLAAMCILAVRAVIVQLAFFLHMQTHVYKRPPVFSRPLIFATAFMSFFSVVIALFKDIPDIEGDKIFGIQSFSVRLGQKPVFWTCVSLLEIAYGVALLVGASSPCLWSKIFTGLGHAVLAAILWYQAKSVDLKSKASITSFYMFIWKLFYAEYLLIPFVR, encoded by the exons ATGCTTCTTCTCACACCGCTg GTGGAGATTTCTGTAGGACTAGACATTGTGCTGCCATCTCCTATGCAA GCATTAAGCATAATTTCTGTGTCTCTCCTTGCCGTTGAGAAAATATCAGACATATCGCCATTATTTTTTACTGGTGTGTTGGAG GCTGTGGTTGCTGCCttgtttatgaatatttatatcGTTGGTTTGAATCAATTATCTGATGTTGAAATCGACAAG ATAAACAAGCCATATCTTCCATTGGCATCTGGGGAATATTCCTTTGGAACTGGTGTTGCTATTGTTTCATCCTTTTCAATTTTG AGTTTCTGGCTTGGCTGGATAGTAGGTTCATGGCCATTATTTTGGGCGCTTTTCGTAAGTTTTGTGCTAGGGACTGCTTATTCAATCAAT GTGCCTCTATTGAGATGGAAGAGATTTGCAGTCCTTGCAGCTATGTGCATTCTTGCTGTTCGGGCTGTAATAGTTCAACTTGCATTTTTCCTTCACATGCAG ACTCACGTGTACAAGAGGCCACCTGTCTTTTCAAGACCACTGATTTTTGCTACTGCATTCATGAGCTTCTTCTCTGTAGTTATAGCACTGTTTAAG GATATTCCTGACATTGAAGGGGATAAAATATTTGGCATCCAATCCTTTTCAGTACGGTTAGGTCAGAAGCCG GTATTCTGGACTTGTGTATCTCTCCTTGAAATAGCTTACGGGGTGGCCCTCCTGGTGGGAGCTTCATCTCCCTGTCTTTGGAGCAAAATTTTCACG GGTCTTGGACACGCTGTTTTGGCTGCAATTCTCTGGTATCAAGCCAAATCTGTAGATTTGAAAAGCAAAGCTTCGATAACATCCTTCTATATGTTTATTTGGAAG CTATTTTACGCAGAGTACTTACTCATTCCTTTTGTTAGATGA
- the LOC108322132 gene encoding uncharacterized protein LOC108322132 — translation MPINAESTPPPVIGKIGPYTVFMTPPSTPKPSEDPSTATKIAPPPPQIPKTVPSPKPVSGSDDSLFGIFRNAVTKVQTAHSSLDDHVARWFGLNQSKYQWALDDYYESKGMEKGDIKMKEVSSKLQNV, via the exons ATGCCGATTAACGCGGAATCTACGCCGCCGCCGGTCATCGGAAAAATCGGTCCTTACACTGTTTTCATGACGCCGCCGTCGACACCAAAACCCTCCGAAGACCCCTCTACCGCCACCAAGATCGCCCCTCCGCCGCCTCAGATTCCTAAAACCGTTCCTTCCCCCAAACCCGTGTCCGGTTCCGACGATTCCCTTTTTGGCATCTTCAGAAATGCCGTTACCAAGGTTCAAACCG CTCACTCAAGTTTGGATGACCATGTGGCACGTTGGTTTGGATTAAATCAGTCAAAATATCAGTGGGCTCTTGATGATTATTATGAGAGCAAGGGAATG GAAAAAGGAGACATCAAAATGAAAGAGGTATCGAGCAAACTACAGAATGTCTGA